From Halorubrum salinarum, the proteins below share one genomic window:
- a CDS encoding DNA cytosine methyltransferase, whose translation MGADGDAGSGSDAASDDADAPVVAGFFSGCGGLDLGFERAGFDVALGSDQWEPAAETYRRNFDDTEFLDGDVRELDAPAIREAVAGAGYDPDGVDVVIGGPPCQGFSRLNNEQIELDEMEKDRRNTLFEEFLRVVSVLEPQLVLMENVRDLINRQTSDDRYVKDLIVDEFAAHGYKCEYRVLEAEQYGVPQKRRRIFFVGTDRDVPIRFPEPTTPEGHWRTAGEALADATDDIPNMTYADTGEKTLERIRHVPPGGYYRDLPDRLKTKKYRCDCEDTDTCPHEPEIVKRYGTYLRRLDPDEPSLTVSTNVFIHPTEDRYLTPREMARLQTFPDEFAFEGTKTDVLKQIGNAVPVRLGEELANQLLEYFPEIRDAPPADPDVYEQQSLTDLA comes from the coding sequence GTGGGCGCTGACGGCGACGCCGGCTCCGGATCGGACGCCGCGAGCGACGACGCCGACGCGCCGGTCGTCGCCGGCTTCTTCTCCGGCTGCGGCGGCCTCGACCTGGGCTTCGAGCGGGCCGGCTTCGACGTCGCCCTCGGGAGCGACCAGTGGGAGCCGGCCGCGGAGACGTACCGCCGCAACTTCGACGACACCGAGTTCCTCGACGGCGACGTCCGCGAACTCGACGCCCCGGCGATCCGCGAGGCCGTCGCCGGCGCCGGCTACGACCCCGACGGCGTCGACGTGGTGATCGGCGGCCCGCCGTGTCAGGGCTTCAGCCGGCTCAACAACGAGCAGATCGAGCTCGACGAGATGGAGAAGGACCGCCGGAACACCCTCTTCGAGGAGTTCCTCCGGGTCGTCTCCGTCCTCGAACCGCAGCTGGTGTTGATGGAGAACGTCCGCGACCTGATCAACCGGCAGACCAGCGACGACCGGTACGTGAAAGACCTCATCGTCGACGAGTTCGCGGCCCACGGCTACAAGTGCGAGTACCGGGTGCTGGAGGCCGAGCAGTACGGCGTCCCCCAGAAGCGCCGCCGGATCTTCTTCGTCGGCACCGACCGCGACGTGCCGATCCGCTTCCCCGAGCCGACGACGCCCGAGGGCCACTGGCGCACCGCGGGCGAGGCGCTCGCCGACGCGACCGACGACATCCCGAACATGACGTACGCGGACACCGGCGAGAAGACGCTCGAACGCATCCGCCACGTCCCGCCGGGCGGCTACTACCGCGACCTCCCCGACCGCCTGAAGACGAAGAAGTACCGCTGCGACTGCGAGGACACCGACACCTGTCCCCACGAGCCGGAGATCGTCAAGCGCTACGGGACGTACCTCCGGCGGCTCGACCCCGACGAGCCATCCCTGACGGTGAGCACGAACGTCTTTATCCACCCGACCGAGGACCGCTACCTCACGCCCCGCGAGATGGCGCGGCTCCAGACGTTCCCCGACGAGTTCGCCTTCGAGGGGACGAAGACCGACGTGCTGAAACAGATCGGCAACGCGGTCCCGGTCCGGCTCGGCGAGGAGCTGGCGAATCAGCTCTTGGAGTATTTTCCCGAGATCCGGGACGCGCCCCCCGCCGACCCCGACGTGTACGAGCAGCAGTCGCTGACCGACTTGGCCTGA
- a CDS encoding DEAD/DEAH box helicase, which translates to MSQQLADVETLFLHESRSDYTVVANRDGKRVLRGRLELKETSAGPRPGKFRVIRDGEDHPRQPDEFVDLARAAGRIRISEQTTPENRARLKEMLDGYQLEATAVRTCRRCASDGRYGPITSEDAIEHNGELICRDCARRELERELSYKGEFTGAAEERLEELLYESGDLDRIVSLLQGGLDPDLTKYDEVSANVDDISPVRTEDLDLHPDLSAHLQGRFEELLPVQSLSVRNGLLDGDDQLVVSATATGKTLVGELTGIDRALKGDGKLLFLVPLVALANQKHEDFEDRYGDLLDVSIRVGSSRVNDDGNRFDPNADVIVGTYEGIDHALRTGKDLGDVGTVVIDEVHTLKEGERGHRLDGLISRLKYYSEERMRTHSGYDGTQFVYLSATVGNPEWLAEKLRATLIEYEERPVPIERHVTFADGREKAQIADKLVKHEFDTKSSKGYRGQTIIFTNSRRRCHEISRKLRYDSAPYHAGLDYGRRKKVERQFGNQDLSAVVTTAALAAGVDFPASQVIFDSLAMGIEWLSVQEFSQMLGRAGRPDYHDRGRVYLLVEPDGVYHGSMDRTEDEVAFTLLKGEMEDVATHYDETAAAEETLANVVVAGKKAKRLNDRMIGEVPTKHALGKLLEWNFIDGFEPTPLGRGVTRHFLAPDEAFFILDSVRKGTDPYDIVADLELRDDEE; encoded by the coding sequence GTGTCACAGCAGTTGGCCGATGTCGAGACGCTGTTCCTCCACGAGTCGCGGAGCGACTACACCGTGGTCGCGAACCGCGACGGCAAGCGTGTGCTCCGGGGGCGGCTCGAACTCAAGGAGACCTCCGCGGGCCCCCGCCCGGGGAAGTTCCGAGTGATCCGCGACGGCGAGGACCACCCCCGCCAACCGGACGAGTTCGTCGACCTCGCGCGGGCGGCCGGCCGGATCCGCATCTCCGAGCAGACGACGCCCGAGAACCGGGCGCGGCTGAAGGAGATGCTGGACGGCTACCAGCTGGAGGCGACGGCGGTCCGGACCTGCCGGCGCTGCGCGAGCGACGGGCGGTACGGACCGATCACGAGCGAGGACGCGATCGAACACAACGGCGAGCTGATCTGCCGGGACTGCGCCCGCCGGGAGCTAGAGCGGGAGCTGTCGTACAAAGGCGAGTTCACCGGCGCGGCCGAAGAGCGCCTCGAAGAGCTGCTGTACGAGTCGGGCGACTTAGACCGGATCGTGAGCCTACTCCAGGGCGGGCTCGACCCCGACCTCACGAAGTACGACGAGGTCTCCGCGAACGTCGACGACATCTCGCCGGTGCGGACCGAGGACTTGGACCTCCATCCGGACCTTTCCGCGCACCTCCAGGGCCGGTTCGAGGAGCTGCTTCCGGTCCAGAGCCTCTCGGTGCGGAACGGGCTCTTGGACGGCGACGACCAGCTGGTCGTGAGCGCGACCGCGACGGGGAAGACCCTCGTCGGCGAGCTGACCGGGATCGACCGCGCGCTGAAGGGCGACGGGAAGCTGCTCTTCCTCGTGCCGCTCGTCGCGCTCGCGAACCAGAAGCACGAGGACTTCGAGGACCGCTACGGCGACCTGCTCGACGTGTCGATCCGCGTCGGCTCCTCGCGGGTGAACGACGACGGCAACCGCTTCGACCCGAACGCGGACGTGATCGTCGGCACCTACGAGGGGATCGACCACGCGCTCCGAACGGGGAAGGACCTCGGCGACGTGGGCACGGTCGTCATCGACGAGGTCCACACGCTGAAGGAGGGCGAGCGCGGCCACCGGCTCGACGGGCTCATCTCGCGGCTGAAGTACTACAGCGAAGAGCGGATGCGGACGCACTCGGGGTACGACGGCACGCAGTTCGTCTACCTCTCGGCGACCGTCGGGAACCCCGAGTGGCTCGCGGAGAAGCTCCGGGCGACGCTGATCGAGTACGAGGAGCGTCCCGTCCCCATCGAGCGCCACGTCACGTTCGCGGACGGCCGCGAGAAGGCGCAGATCGCCGACAAGCTCGTGAAACACGAGTTCGACACGAAGTCCTCGAAGGGGTACCGCGGGCAGACGATCATCTTCACGAACTCGCGGCGGCGCTGCCACGAGATCAGCCGCAAGCTGCGGTACGACTCCGCGCCGTACCACGCCGGCCTCGACTACGGGCGCCGGAAGAAGGTCGAGCGCCAGTTCGGGAACCAGGACCTCTCCGCGGTCGTCACCACCGCGGCGCTGGCGGCCGGCGTCGACTTCCCCGCCTCGCAGGTGATCTTCGACTCGCTGGCGATGGGGATCGAGTGGCTCTCCGTCCAGGAGTTCTCGCAGATGCTCGGGCGCGCCGGGCGCCCCGACTACCACGACCGCGGGCGCGTCTACCTCCTCGTCGAGCCCGACGGCGTCTACCACGGCTCGATGGACCGCACCGAGGACGAGGTGGCCTTTACCCTCCTGAAAGGCGAGATGGAGGACGTGGCGACCCACTACGACGAGACCGCCGCGGCCGAGGAGACGCTCGCGAACGTCGTCGTCGCCGGCAAGAAGGCCAAGCGCCTCAACGACCGCATGATCGGCGAGGTCCCCACCAAGCACGCGCTCGGCAAGCTGTTGGAGTGGAACTTCATCGACGGCTTCGAGCCCACGCCGCTGGGTCGAGGCGTCACCAGACACTTCCTCGCGCCCGACGAGGCGTTCTTCATCCTCGACTCGGTCCGGAAGGGGACCGACCCCTACGACATCGTGGCCGACCTCGAACTGCGCGACGACGAGGAGTGA
- a CDS encoding 50S ribosomal protein L16, with amino-acid sequence MSDKPASMYRTIDKPSYTRREYITGIPGSKIAQHNMGDLSAEPDDYPVQISLRVEEELQVRHGSLESARLSANRHLIKELGEGNYKMTLRKFPHQVIRENKQATGAGADRVSDGMRQAFGKPVGTAARLDKDDVIFTAYCDVDQAPVVKEAFRRAYNKLSPPCRITVDRGEKLLVS; translated from the coding sequence ATGTCTGACAAACCCGCCTCCATGTATCGGACGATCGACAAGCCGTCGTACACCCGCCGCGAGTACATCACGGGCATCCCCGGCTCGAAGATCGCCCAGCACAACATGGGCGACCTCTCCGCGGAGCCGGACGACTACCCCGTCCAGATCAGCCTCCGCGTCGAGGAGGAGCTTCAGGTCCGACACGGCTCGCTCGAGAGCGCGCGCCTGTCGGCGAACCGCCACCTGATCAAGGAGCTCGGCGAGGGCAACTACAAGATGACCCTCCGCAAGTTCCCCCACCAGGTCATCCGGGAGAACAAGCAGGCGACCGGCGCCGGCGCGGACCGCGTCTCCGACGGCATGCGCCAAGCGTTCGGGAAGCCGGTCGGCACCGCCGCGCGGCTCGACAAGGACGACGTGATCTTCACCGCGTACTGCGACGTCGACCAGGCGCCCGTCGTGAAGGAGGCGTTCCGCCGCGCGTACAACAAGCTCTCCCCGCCGTGCCGGATCACGGTCGACCGCGGCGAGAAGCTGCTCGTCTCGTAA
- a CDS encoding beta-class carbonic anhydrase translates to MTSHDHDGHDHDAHHEALDAAVDARDDWARRRRKGIPTDENLLVVACMDERIPIEEALGIDLGDAQVFRNAGGKVTDDVIRSAALTTNFFDTDEIVVINHTDCGMMSAPDEAIREGLEAQAGDLDDADLDPSLPELNIGDADLLDWVKMTDDIDAACAAQVEYLRESEFIPDDTTVSGYVYEVESGELRRPDERIAEAISERRA, encoded by the coding sequence ATGACCTCGCACGACCACGACGGTCACGACCACGACGCTCACCACGAGGCGCTCGACGCCGCGGTCGACGCGCGCGACGACTGGGCGCGCCGCCGCCGCAAGGGGATCCCGACCGACGAGAACCTCCTCGTCGTCGCCTGTATGGACGAGCGCATCCCCATCGAGGAGGCGCTCGGCATCGACCTCGGCGACGCGCAGGTGTTCCGCAACGCCGGCGGCAAGGTGACCGACGACGTGATCCGGTCGGCCGCGCTCACGACGAACTTCTTCGACACCGACGAGATCGTCGTGATCAACCACACCGACTGCGGGATGATGAGCGCGCCCGACGAGGCGATCCGCGAGGGGCTCGAAGCGCAGGCCGGCGACCTCGACGACGCCGACCTCGACCCCTCCCTCCCGGAGCTGAACATTGGCGACGCCGACCTCCTCGACTGGGTGAAGATGACCGACGACATCGACGCCGCCTGCGCCGCGCAGGTCGAGTACCTCCGCGAGTCCGAGTTCATCCCCGACGACACGACCGTCTCCGGCTACGTCTACGAGGTCGAGTCCGGCGAGCTCCGCCGCCCCGACGAGCGGATCGCCGAAGCGATCAGCGAGCGACGGGCCTGA
- a CDS encoding adenosylhomocysteinase, with the protein MSETAYPPVSQHLSDVDTAREEGRRKMDWALQHMPILNALREEFVDEQPLEGETIAMAMHVEAKTANLVELLAEGGAEVAITGCNPLSTHDDVSAALDAHESITSYAVRGVDDDEYYDAMHACIAHEPTITVDDGMDMVKLVHEEYPDLIDSIVGGAEETTTGVDRLRAMDADGELHYPVFAVNDTPMKQLFDNVHGTGESSLATIAMTTNLSWAGKNVVVGGYGQCGKGVAKKAAGQNANVIVCEVDPRKALEAHMEGYEVLPMAEAAKKGDVFITTTGNRDVITREHFEAMDDGVLLANAGHFDVEVNLDDLDDLAVDRYEVRDGVEGFEMEDGRVLNVIAEGRLVNLAAPIALGHPVEVMDQSFGVQAVVVRELAANGDAYDAGVHDVPDELDREVADIKLAAEGVEYDDLTDEQREYMGSWEHGT; encoded by the coding sequence ATGAGCGAGACCGCGTATCCGCCGGTGTCACAGCACCTCTCGGACGTCGATACGGCCCGAGAGGAGGGGCGCCGGAAGATGGACTGGGCGCTCCAGCACATGCCGATCTTGAACGCCCTCCGCGAGGAGTTCGTCGACGAGCAGCCGCTCGAAGGCGAGACGATCGCGATGGCGATGCACGTCGAGGCGAAGACGGCGAACCTCGTCGAACTGCTCGCCGAGGGCGGCGCCGAGGTCGCGATCACCGGCTGTAACCCCCTCTCGACGCACGACGACGTGTCGGCCGCGCTCGACGCCCACGAGTCGATCACCTCCTACGCCGTGCGCGGCGTGGACGACGACGAGTACTACGACGCGATGCACGCCTGCATCGCCCACGAGCCGACCATCACCGTCGACGACGGGATGGACATGGTGAAGCTCGTCCACGAGGAGTACCCCGACCTGATCGACTCCATCGTCGGCGGCGCCGAGGAGACGACCACGGGCGTCGACCGCCTGCGCGCGATGGACGCCGACGGCGAGCTCCACTACCCCGTCTTCGCGGTGAACGACACGCCGATGAAGCAGCTGTTCGACAACGTCCACGGCACGGGCGAGTCGTCGCTCGCGACCATCGCGATGACGACGAACCTCTCGTGGGCCGGGAAGAACGTCGTCGTCGGCGGCTACGGCCAGTGCGGGAAGGGCGTCGCCAAGAAGGCCGCCGGACAGAACGCGAACGTCATCGTCTGCGAGGTCGACCCGCGGAAGGCCCTGGAGGCGCACATGGAGGGGTACGAGGTGCTCCCCATGGCGGAGGCCGCGAAGAAGGGCGACGTGTTCATCACGACCACGGGCAACCGCGACGTGATCACCCGCGAGCACTTCGAGGCGATGGACGACGGCGTCCTGCTCGCGAACGCCGGCCACTTCGACGTTGAAGTAAACCTCGACGACCTCGACGACCTCGCCGTCGACCGCTACGAGGTCCGCGACGGCGTCGAGGGGTTCGAGATGGAGGACGGCCGCGTCCTGAACGTCATCGCGGAGGGGCGGCTCGTCAACCTCGCCGCGCCCATCGCTCTCGGCCACCCGGTCGAGGTGATGGACCAGAGCTTCGGCGTCCAGGCGGTCGTCGTCCGCGAACTGGCCGCCAACGGCGACGCGTACGACGCCGGCGTCCACGACGTGCCCGACGAGCTCGACCGCGAGGTCGCGGACATCAAGCTGGCCGCCGAGGGCGTCGAGTACGACGACCTCACCGACGAGCAGCGCGAGTACATGGGCAGCTGGGAGCACGGGACCTGA
- a CDS encoding amidohydrolase: protein MNYLRVRGGRVLRPDGRVERADVAVDRDEGTVRAVGSPDEVDEALGGAAAETLDASGSLVMPGLVNAHTHVAMTLLRGYADDKPLDPWLREDIWPAEAELTPDDIEAGAELGAVEMIRSGTTAFADMYFAMDRVADVVDRAGLRARLGHGVVTVGKDDADARADVEESLAVARDLDGAADGRIRTAFMPHSLTTVGEEFLREGVAEARAAGVPVHLHANETTDEVDPIVDERGERPIAYADDLDALGPEDFFAHGVHVDGSEIDRLAEAGTAVVHCPASNMKLASGMAPVRRLREAGVTVALGTDGAASNNDLDVFDEMRDAAMLGKLAADDASAVPAAAVVEMATAGGADALGLPGGRIEAGAAADLAVVDLDAPHLTPVHDPVSHLAYAARGSDVRHTVCDGEVLMRDREVLTLDADAVQERAAAAASDLVDRVEGN, encoded by the coding sequence ATGAACTACCTCCGCGTGCGCGGCGGACGAGTGCTCCGGCCCGACGGCCGAGTCGAGCGGGCGGACGTCGCGGTCGACCGCGACGAGGGAACGGTCCGGGCCGTGGGGTCGCCGGACGAGGTGGACGAGGCGCTCGGCGGGGCGGCCGCCGAGACGCTCGACGCGTCGGGGTCGCTGGTGATGCCGGGGCTCGTCAACGCGCACACGCACGTCGCGATGACGCTGCTCCGCGGGTACGCGGACGACAAGCCGCTCGACCCGTGGCTCCGCGAGGACATCTGGCCGGCGGAGGCCGAGCTGACGCCCGACGACATCGAGGCGGGCGCCGAGCTGGGCGCCGTAGAGATGATCCGGTCCGGGACGACCGCGTTCGCGGACATGTACTTCGCGATGGACCGCGTCGCCGACGTCGTCGACCGCGCCGGGCTGCGCGCGCGGCTCGGCCACGGCGTCGTGACCGTGGGGAAGGACGACGCGGACGCACGCGCGGACGTCGAGGAGAGCCTCGCGGTCGCGCGCGACCTCGACGGCGCCGCGGACGGGCGGATCCGCACCGCGTTCATGCCGCACTCGCTGACGACGGTCGGCGAGGAGTTCCTCCGCGAGGGGGTCGCCGAGGCCAGGGCGGCGGGGGTTCCCGTCCACCTCCACGCGAACGAGACGACAGACGAGGTGGACCCCATCGTCGACGAGCGCGGCGAGCGACCGATCGCGTACGCCGACGACCTCGACGCGCTCGGCCCGGAGGACTTCTTCGCGCACGGCGTCCACGTCGACGGGTCGGAGATCGACCGGCTCGCCGAGGCGGGGACCGCGGTGGTCCACTGCCCGGCCTCGAACATGAAGCTCGCCAGCGGGATGGCGCCGGTCCGGCGCCTGCGCGAGGCCGGCGTGACGGTCGCGCTCGGCACGGACGGGGCGGCCTCGAACAACGACCTCGACGTGTTCGACGAGATGCGCGACGCCGCGATGCTCGGGAAACTGGCCGCTGACGACGCGAGCGCGGTCCCCGCGGCGGCGGTCGTGGAGATGGCGACGGCCGGCGGCGCGGACGCCCTGGGCCTCCCGGGCGGCCGGATCGAGGCGGGGGCGGCGGCCGACCTCGCGGTGGTCGACCTCGACGCCCCGCACCTGACGCCGGTCCACGACCCCGTCTCGCACCTCGCGTACGCGGCCCGCGGGAGCGACGTGCGCCACACCGTCTGCGACGGCGAGGTCCTCATGCGCGACCGCGAGGTGCTGACGCTGGACGCCGACGCGGTCCAAGAGCGCGCCGCGGCCGCCGCGAGCGACCTCGTCGACCGGGTCGAGGGGAACTGA
- a CDS encoding DNA primase: MSERTTAILLIAVVALGAMTGVAAADGDLEVAVDDADGEPTVTVTENGTAVENATVLVEVVDEENESYAGAGEYETDANGSVQLPAAEEDVTVEVTAASGNDTASATVDLEAPDGLELEVDDEDGEPVVTVTDDDEAVANASVNVTVADGENATYAGAGDYETDANGTVTLPAAEEDVTVEVTAGYENDSVSETVELEAPDGLELEVEDTDEEPVVTVTNDDEAVANATVVVALADDAGENASYAGTGEYETDADGTVELPAAEENVTVDVTAEYENETVSETVELTVGEEDEDDEADAGTPFGQLVREFIQGLKDRNSDIGGAVSDFVTENNPGNAPDHAGGPGGPDEADDDEADNETDAPGNGNAPEGVGNGQGGPPDHAGNGDDADDEDGADDEDAEEDEAEEDEDDGDDDEEDDEEEDDEDDDDAGPGNGNGNGPP, from the coding sequence ATGAGCGAACGCACGACAGCCATCCTACTGATCGCGGTCGTCGCGCTCGGCGCGATGACCGGCGTCGCGGCCGCCGACGGCGACCTCGAAGTGGCGGTCGACGACGCGGACGGCGAACCGACGGTCACGGTGACAGAGAACGGCACCGCGGTCGAGAACGCGACGGTCCTCGTCGAGGTGGTCGACGAAGAGAACGAGTCGTACGCGGGAGCGGGCGAGTACGAGACGGACGCGAACGGCAGCGTCCAGCTCCCCGCCGCCGAGGAGGACGTGACCGTCGAGGTGACGGCCGCCTCCGGTAACGACACCGCCTCGGCGACGGTCGACCTCGAGGCGCCCGACGGCCTCGAACTGGAGGTCGACGACGAGGACGGCGAGCCCGTCGTCACGGTGACGGACGACGACGAGGCGGTCGCGAACGCCTCGGTGAACGTGACGGTGGCCGACGGCGAGAACGCCACCTACGCCGGCGCCGGCGACTACGAGACCGACGCGAACGGCACGGTGACGCTGCCGGCCGCCGAGGAGGACGTGACCGTCGAGGTCACCGCCGGGTACGAGAACGACTCGGTCTCCGAGACCGTCGAGCTGGAGGCGCCCGACGGCCTCGAACTGGAGGTCGAGGACACCGACGAGGAGCCCGTCGTCACGGTGACGAACGACGACGAGGCGGTCGCGAACGCGACGGTCGTCGTCGCGCTCGCCGACGACGCGGGCGAGAACGCCTCGTACGCGGGCACGGGCGAGTACGAGACGGACGCGGACGGCACCGTCGAGCTGCCCGCCGCCGAGGAGAACGTCACGGTCGACGTGACCGCCGAGTACGAGAACGAGACCGTCTCGGAGACGGTCGAGCTGACCGTCGGCGAGGAGGACGAGGACGACGAGGCCGACGCGGGCACGCCGTTCGGCCAGCTGGTCCGCGAGTTCATCCAGGGGCTCAAGGACCGGAACAGCGACATCGGCGGCGCCGTCTCGGACTTCGTGACGGAGAACAACCCCGGCAACGCGCCGGACCACGCGGGCGGCCCCGGCGGCCCGGACGAGGCTGACGACGACGAGGCCGACAACGAGACCGACGCGCCCGGCAACGGCAACGCGCCCGAGGGCGTCGGCAACGGTCAGGGCGGCCCGCCGGACCACGCCGGGAACGGCGACGACGCGGACGACGAGGACGGCGCGGACGACGAGGACGCGGAGGAAGACGAGGCCGAGGAGGACGAGGATGACGGCGACGACGACGAGGAGGACGACGAAGAAGAAGACGACGAGGATGACGACGACGCCGGCCCCGGTAACGGGAACGGCAACGGCCCGCCGTAA
- a CDS encoding LEA type 2 family protein, whose product MALDRVASALTASKLRAAVVGVAVVVAAVGGAVALGVLGVPSVAAVNNSFGDVTNETTVVETDLVVSNPNPIGVGLDGVSMNYTVSMNDVEMARGGREGVSVGSGNSSIAFETDLDNDAIPPWWTSHVRNGERTTVAIDATVTSDLLGRSADLTRTREIETDLIGAFTSDETRPVNADAPLVDDPVLYVNETRGRWGTVSEAETPIEMEFDAYNPNLEPYVVTEIGYDVTMNGVAMGSGSTEEEYVIPSYGSETIELTAALRNERLDEWWVTHLDESVNGHQVSDLRIEFYAVVELPGGEELTVPLDALTYEETVETDIFDEGLHQGNGTSADGTSGDGGSTDSEGSTDSDDSGDGGTTTDDGSGDDTSGDDTTDGGSGDDTTGDNTSDDGSGDDDGLLPLRAGG is encoded by the coding sequence ATGGCTCTGGACCGCGTCGCCTCGGCGCTCACCGCGAGCAAACTTCGGGCCGCGGTCGTCGGCGTGGCGGTCGTCGTCGCCGCCGTCGGCGGGGCGGTCGCGCTCGGCGTCCTCGGCGTCCCGAGCGTCGCCGCCGTGAACAACTCCTTCGGCGACGTGACGAACGAGACGACGGTCGTCGAGACCGACCTCGTCGTCTCGAACCCGAACCCGATCGGCGTCGGCCTCGACGGCGTCTCGATGAACTACACCGTCTCGATGAACGACGTCGAGATGGCGCGCGGCGGCCGCGAGGGGGTCAGCGTCGGCTCCGGCAACTCCTCTATCGCCTTCGAGACCGACCTGGACAACGACGCGATCCCGCCGTGGTGGACCAGCCACGTCCGGAACGGCGAGCGGACGACGGTCGCGATCGACGCGACGGTCACCTCCGACCTCCTCGGCCGGAGCGCGGACCTCACCCGAACCCGCGAGATCGAGACGGACCTCATCGGCGCGTTCACGTCCGACGAGACGCGCCCGGTGAACGCCGACGCGCCGCTCGTGGACGACCCGGTCCTCTACGTCAACGAGACGCGCGGCCGCTGGGGGACGGTGAGCGAGGCCGAGACGCCGATCGAGATGGAGTTCGACGCCTACAACCCCAACCTCGAACCGTACGTCGTCACCGAGATCGGCTACGACGTGACGATGAACGGCGTCGCGATGGGCTCCGGGTCGACCGAGGAGGAGTACGTCATCCCCTCGTACGGCTCCGAGACGATCGAACTCACGGCCGCGCTCCGCAACGAGCGCCTCGACGAGTGGTGGGTCACCCACCTCGACGAGTCCGTCAACGGCCACCAGGTGAGCGACCTCCGGATCGAGTTCTACGCGGTGGTCGAACTCCCCGGTGGCGAGGAGCTCACCGTCCCGCTGGACGCGCTGACGTACGAGGAAACGGTCGAGACCGACATCTTCGACGAGGGGCTCCATCAGGGGAACGGAACGAGCGCCGACGGGACGTCCGGTGACGGCGGCTCGACCGACTCCGAGGGCTCGACCGATTCCGACGACTCAGGCGACGGGGGAACCACGACCGACGACGGCTCCGGGGACGACACGAGCGGCGACGACACGACTGACGGCGGTTCCGGCGACGACACGACCGGAGACAACACCAGCGACGACGGATCCGGGGACGACGACGGCCTGCTCCCGCTGCGCGCCGGCGGATAG
- the nucS gene encoding endonuclease NucS: MTVTSVHDPSHREALWELEDAFGRGDLVSLFGRCTVTYEGRAASDLGAGDRLLVLKPDGAALVHTDEGRQPVNWQPPGSEHHAAVREGRLRVRSTRSNPDETLTVRFSDVHQLSAMAVTGGRDLDLHGSEEDLRTRILERPELVEPGFEPRETERPSSAGPMDVFGVDADGTPVVVELKRRRVGPDAVGQLARYVRALREELGVADEGETDDDSPAVRGILVAPSVTDRAAERLADRGFDHVALEPTPEG, from the coding sequence GTGACAGTCACGAGCGTCCACGACCCGAGCCACCGCGAGGCCCTCTGGGAGCTGGAGGACGCCTTCGGCCGCGGCGACCTCGTCAGCCTCTTCGGCCGCTGTACCGTCACCTACGAGGGGCGCGCGGCCTCGGACCTCGGCGCCGGCGACCGGCTGCTCGTGTTGAAGCCCGACGGCGCCGCCCTGGTCCACACGGACGAGGGGCGCCAGCCGGTCAACTGGCAGCCGCCGGGGTCGGAACACCACGCCGCCGTCCGGGAGGGGCGGCTCCGCGTGCGCTCGACCAGGAGCAACCCGGACGAGACCCTGACGGTCCGCTTCTCCGACGTCCACCAGCTCTCTGCGATGGCCGTCACGGGCGGCCGCGACCTCGACCTCCACGGCAGCGAGGAGGACCTCCGAACCCGGATCTTGGAGCGCCCCGAGCTCGTCGAACCCGGGTTCGAGCCCCGCGAGACCGAGCGCCCCTCCAGCGCCGGGCCGATGGACGTCTTCGGCGTGGACGCCGACGGGACGCCGGTCGTCGTCGAGCTGAAGCGCCGGCGGGTCGGCCCGGACGCCGTGGGACAGCTGGCGCGGTACGTGCGGGCGCTCCGGGAGGAACTCGGAGTCGCCGACGAGGGCGAGACCGACGACGACTCCCCCGCGGTCCGCGGCATCCTGGTCGCGCCGTCGGTCACCGACCGGGCCGCGGAGCGGCTCGCGGACCGCGGGTTCGACCACGTCGCGCTCGAACCGACGCCGGAGGGGTGA